A region of Pseudarthrobacter sp. NIBRBAC000502770 DNA encodes the following proteins:
- a CDS encoding Rossmann-like and DUF2520 domain-containing protein produces the protein MAKPGRLGVGIIGAGKVGAVLGAALRAAEHAVVGVSAVSDASRDRAEALLPGVPILEVQDIVERAELVLLAVPDDALPNLVEGLAKLGAWQPGQLVAHTSGRFGVGVLHPVRAAGAVPLALHPAMTFTGMSLDLTRLLDCTFGVTADAAMLPIAQALVVEMGAEPVAIAEADRTLYHAALAHGSNHLVTLVAQASQLLREVGVESPERMLGPLLRATLENALASGESALTGPVARGDVGTVRAHAEALREYDGGGQGDVLAAYLAMARATALRAEGRGLLKPDQLKGLHEALDPKED, from the coding sequence ATGGCTAAGCCCGGACGCCTCGGCGTTGGAATCATCGGTGCCGGCAAGGTGGGCGCCGTGCTTGGTGCCGCCCTGCGCGCCGCCGAGCACGCCGTCGTGGGGGTCTCGGCCGTCTCCGACGCCAGCCGGGACAGGGCCGAGGCGCTGCTCCCCGGTGTGCCCATCCTGGAAGTGCAGGACATCGTGGAGCGTGCCGAACTGGTGCTGCTGGCGGTGCCCGACGACGCCCTCCCGAACCTGGTGGAAGGGCTGGCGAAGCTTGGCGCCTGGCAGCCGGGACAGCTCGTGGCCCATACCTCGGGGCGGTTCGGCGTGGGCGTGCTGCATCCGGTCCGTGCCGCCGGCGCGGTTCCACTGGCGCTGCACCCGGCCATGACCTTCACGGGCATGAGCCTTGACCTCACCCGGTTGCTTGACTGCACCTTCGGCGTGACGGCCGATGCCGCCATGCTCCCCATCGCGCAGGCCCTGGTGGTGGAGATGGGGGCGGAGCCCGTGGCCATCGCCGAGGCGGACCGGACGCTCTACCATGCAGCCTTGGCCCACGGTTCCAACCATTTGGTCACGCTGGTGGCACAGGCGTCGCAGCTCCTGCGCGAGGTGGGAGTGGAATCCCCCGAGCGGATGCTGGGGCCGCTGCTGCGGGCCACGCTGGAAAACGCGCTGGCCTCGGGGGAGTCCGCCCTGACCGGTCCGGTGGCCCGCGGGGACGTCGGCACGGTGCGTGCACACGCTGAGGCGTTGCGGGAGTACGACGGCGGGGGGCAGGGCGACGTGCTCGCCGCCTACCTCGCGATGGCCCGAGCCACCGCTTTGCGCGCCGAAGGCCGGGGGCTGCTGAAACCTGACCAGCTGAAGGGTCTTCACGAGGCCCTTGATCCGAAGGAAGACTGA
- a CDS encoding pantoate--beta-alanine ligase yields MPIQLVTTVAGLKAESDRLLTAKQGVSQGLVPTMGALHEGHATLARTAVEQNDVVVASIFVNPLQFGDAVDLDRYPRTLDADLALLEEQGVDLAFAPSVEEVYPGGEPLVRITSGRLGDKWEGASRPGHFDGALTVVAKLLHYGMPAAGLPAGSAGSGGSLPAYRAYFGQKDAQQLALVRRMVADLDFPVEIVGVPTVRAEDGLALSSRNRFLSEAERDAALVLSRALRLLEERAKAHEPLGLDSALAMVESQPLVELDYFDVVDPGTLEPLAENCRETPFRGEGLALIAAKVGPVRLIDNVPLSS; encoded by the coding sequence ATGCCGATTCAACTCGTCACCACGGTGGCCGGCCTGAAAGCCGAAAGTGACCGCCTGCTCACAGCGAAGCAGGGCGTTTCCCAAGGGCTTGTGCCAACCATGGGGGCACTCCACGAAGGCCATGCAACGCTGGCGCGCACCGCCGTCGAGCAGAACGATGTGGTGGTGGCCAGCATCTTCGTCAACCCCCTCCAGTTCGGCGACGCGGTTGACTTGGACCGCTACCCGCGGACGCTTGATGCGGATCTTGCCCTGCTTGAGGAGCAGGGCGTTGACCTGGCGTTCGCGCCCTCCGTGGAAGAGGTCTACCCCGGTGGCGAGCCCTTGGTGAGGATCACTTCGGGCCGTCTGGGGGATAAGTGGGAGGGCGCCTCGCGGCCCGGACACTTTGACGGTGCCCTGACCGTTGTGGCCAAACTGCTGCACTATGGCATGCCGGCGGCAGGTCTTCCGGCCGGCTCCGCAGGTTCCGGCGGCAGCCTGCCGGCGTACCGTGCCTACTTCGGGCAGAAGGACGCCCAGCAGTTGGCCCTGGTCCGGCGGATGGTTGCCGACCTGGATTTCCCGGTGGAGATCGTGGGAGTGCCGACGGTGCGCGCCGAGGACGGCCTGGCGCTGTCCAGCCGGAACCGCTTCCTCTCCGAGGCGGAGCGGGACGCCGCGCTGGTCCTGTCCAGGGCGTTGCGGTTGCTGGAGGAGCGGGCCAAAGCCCACGAACCGCTGGGCCTCGATTCCGCGCTGGCGATGGTGGAATCCCAGCCTTTGGTGGAACTGGACTATTTCGATGTGGTGGATCCGGGCACGCTTGAACCGCTGGCCGAGAACTGCCGGGAAACACCTTTCCGTGGCGAGGGCCTGGCGCTCATAGCGGCCAAAGTGGGGCCGGTGCGCCTGATCGACAACGTGCCGCTAAGTTCATAG
- a CDS encoding TetR/AcrR family transcriptional regulator — translation MSTEAKVPISDASSPAAPEGSSNSVERILSVAYELFSRRGIRDVGVNELIDRSGVAKATFYRHFPSKDSLVLAFLEQRDKLWTVEAIVSQARRRGQTPEERLLAIFDVLGEWFQRDDFEGSTFTHVLLEMGPSHPLGQASINYLAKLRGHVQALAEEAGLVDSDGFARSWQILMKGSIISATGGDLDAGKRARQMAAWLIEHHKP, via the coding sequence ATGAGCACAGAGGCGAAGGTCCCGATATCCGATGCTTCCTCTCCGGCGGCGCCGGAGGGCAGCAGCAATTCCGTGGAACGGATCCTTTCGGTGGCCTACGAACTGTTCTCGCGCAGGGGAATCCGGGACGTTGGCGTCAATGAGCTGATCGACAGGTCGGGGGTGGCAAAAGCCACGTTCTACCGGCATTTCCCGTCCAAGGATTCGCTGGTCCTGGCGTTCCTCGAGCAGCGTGACAAGCTGTGGACCGTGGAAGCGATCGTGTCCCAGGCCCGTCGCCGGGGGCAGACGCCGGAGGAGCGTCTGCTGGCGATCTTCGACGTCCTGGGGGAATGGTTTCAGCGCGATGACTTTGAGGGGAGTACCTTCACCCATGTCCTGCTGGAGATGGGGCCGTCGCACCCCTTGGGCCAGGCCAGCATCAACTACTTGGCGAAACTCCGGGGCCACGTGCAGGCGCTGGCCGAGGAAGCCGGGCTTGTGGATTCCGATGGGTTTGCTCGCTCCTGGCAGATCCTGATGAAGGGCTCCATCATCTCGGCCACCGGCGGTGACCTGGACGCGGGGAAACGGGCCCGGCAGATGGCGGCCTGGCTGATCGAGCATCACAAGCCGTAG
- a CDS encoding HNH endonuclease signature motif containing protein, translated as MGIGGGVGVALEGVRASVAALDALEREDASLAAGASVGAGVDVLQRRYEIRLERLEVASRLEAQLAGVKAQDAADAVGFQEAMTPPDASVQDRTYAQMSVVEEIAGVLTISSAGAGALVEQSRRICSLPLVMNALAAGVMSWQHARVVADETEGLTPEGALKLVAHFFDPDAPDPARGAAPGELVPSRFRAKIRGWRERHHPESIQKRHAKGVADRRMEYTPDRDGMAWVSLYLPGDTACAIWNRTTATARGLQGTNEPRTLTQLRPDIAASLLLGAGTGTGLAEIPTPRADVLVTVPVFALLGLTDEPAVLDGFGPIPASMARKLVAGGAESFYRVLVDPRDGAPLEIGRKNYRLTGAIKRWIRLRDAQCTFPGCTNKTPDNETDHLTAWQDGGTTNVSNLAQLCRKHHRLKHHSQWTPGPATSKDPPGWTSPTGRHYNPEQQESEPTHWPPGTWPPPLQWDVPRECQCLAASLEHLPQWEPDDDRYVDLNDLPADDPLWAEFPATQFALVPDAIGVRS; from the coding sequence ATGGGAATCGGCGGTGGTGTTGGGGTGGCGTTGGAGGGTGTTCGTGCCTCTGTTGCTGCCCTGGATGCGCTGGAGCGTGAGGACGCCTCCCTGGCGGCCGGTGCCAGTGTTGGTGCTGGTGTGGACGTGTTGCAGCGGCGGTATGAGATCCGGTTGGAGCGGCTGGAGGTTGCGTCCCGGCTGGAGGCGCAGCTTGCAGGGGTGAAGGCGCAGGATGCGGCCGACGCCGTCGGGTTCCAGGAGGCGATGACCCCGCCGGACGCCTCGGTCCAGGACCGCACGTACGCGCAGATGTCGGTGGTGGAGGAGATCGCAGGGGTCCTCACCATCAGTTCCGCCGGTGCCGGGGCGCTGGTGGAGCAGTCCCGCCGGATTTGTTCCCTGCCGCTGGTCATGAACGCCTTGGCCGCGGGCGTGATGTCCTGGCAGCACGCCCGCGTCGTCGCCGACGAAACCGAAGGACTCACCCCCGAGGGCGCGCTGAAGCTGGTGGCGCATTTCTTCGACCCCGACGCACCCGATCCTGCCCGGGGTGCTGCGCCCGGTGAGCTGGTTCCGTCCCGGTTCCGGGCCAAGATCCGGGGCTGGCGGGAACGCCACCACCCGGAGTCGATCCAAAAGCGCCATGCGAAGGGGGTGGCGGATCGTCGGATGGAATACACCCCGGACCGGGACGGCATGGCCTGGGTCTCCCTCTACCTTCCCGGCGATACCGCGTGCGCGATCTGGAACCGGACCACCGCGACCGCCCGCGGCCTCCAGGGCACCAACGAACCCCGCACGCTTACGCAACTCCGCCCCGACATCGCCGCATCCCTGTTGCTGGGGGCTGGAACCGGCACCGGCCTTGCTGAAATTCCCACCCCGCGGGCCGACGTGCTGGTCACCGTGCCCGTGTTCGCCCTTCTCGGCCTCACTGACGAACCCGCAGTCCTGGATGGTTTCGGGCCGATTCCGGCGTCCATGGCACGGAAACTCGTCGCCGGTGGGGCGGAGTCGTTCTACCGGGTCCTCGTCGACCCGCGGGACGGGGCGCCCCTGGAGATCGGCAGGAAGAACTACCGGCTCACGGGGGCCATCAAACGCTGGATCAGGCTGCGCGATGCCCAATGCACGTTCCCCGGCTGCACCAACAAGACCCCCGACAACGAAACCGACCACCTCACCGCGTGGCAAGACGGCGGCACCACCAACGTCAGCAACCTGGCCCAACTCTGCCGCAAACACCATCGGCTCAAACACCACAGCCAATGGACCCCCGGCCCAGCCACGAGCAAAGACCCACCGGGCTGGACCTCACCCACCGGACGCCACTACAACCCCGAACAACAGGAATCAGAACCAACCCACTGGCCACCAGGAACCTGGCCACCGCCACTTCAATGGGACGTGCCCCGTGAATGCCAGTGCCTGGCGGCGAGCCTCGAACACCTTCCGCAGTGGGAACCCGACGACGACCGGTACGTGGACCTCAACGACTTGCCAGCCGACGATCCACTCTGGGCCGAATTCCCAGCCACGCAATTTGCCCTTGTCCCGGACGCCATCGGCGTCCGGTCATAG
- a CDS encoding type 1 glutamine amidotransferase domain-containing protein, which yields MSEHSIAGKKVAFLLTDGVEQVELTSPWQAVKDAGGEPTLIAPKSGKLQGYDGTEKGDTFDVDLTVADANASDFDALVLPGGVVNGDHLRVDKDAQSFTRSFFEQHKPVASICHGPWLLIEAGVIRGRNVTSYFTLETDLKNAGANWTDQEVVVDQGLVTSRNPDDLPAFNSKLIEEISEGQHAGQTA from the coding sequence ATGTCAGAGCACAGCATCGCAGGCAAGAAGGTGGCATTCCTGCTGACTGATGGAGTGGAACAGGTGGAACTCACCAGTCCCTGGCAGGCCGTAAAGGATGCCGGCGGCGAACCCACCCTCATCGCCCCGAAGAGCGGCAAGCTGCAGGGCTACGACGGAACGGAAAAGGGCGATACCTTCGACGTCGACCTCACTGTCGCGGACGCCAATGCCTCCGATTTCGACGCACTGGTACTTCCGGGTGGCGTGGTGAACGGAGACCACCTCCGCGTCGACAAGGACGCGCAGAGCTTCACCCGCAGCTTCTTCGAACAGCACAAACCGGTGGCATCGATCTGCCACGGACCGTGGCTGCTCATCGAGGCCGGAGTCATCCGGGGCCGGAACGTCACGTCCTACTTCACGCTCGAAACCGACCTGAAGAACGCCGGCGCCAACTGGACGGACCAGGAAGTTGTGGTTGACCAGGGCCTGGTGACCAGCCGCAACCCCGACGACCTTCCGGCGTTCAACAGCAAGCTGATTGAGGAAATCTCCGAAGGCCAGCACGCAGGGCAGACCGCCTAA
- a CDS encoding MDR family MFS transporter, producing MSTEVSPNASGQSAPDQGPGEGIRQGNPSAAPEKMSRESVTIISTLLVATFVVILNETIMNVALQRLMVDLRVDAPTVQWLSTGFMLTMAVVIPTTGFILQRLSTRAVFMLAMGLFAGGTALAAVAPGFEVLLLARIVQAGGTAIMLPLLMTTILTLVPLAKRGAVMGNVSIAISVAPAMGPTVSGLILEHFTWRFMFVFVLPVALAALAIGAKYLTNVGEVEKGKLDVLSVILTVPAFGGLVYGLSQIGGGHGGQSGPSAGAIAALAIGVAALTVFVLRQVRLQRAAAPLLDLRAFNFRMFTVSVLLMVVAMMALFGGVILLPLYLQEVRGLGSLETGLALLPGGLAMGLLGPVIGRSFDKVGPLPLTVTGSILMVVTLWQFSMLDAGTAVWWIITLHVGLSFGLALLFTPAFTTGLNPLPPHLYSHGSAIMSTTQQVAGAAGTALLVSIFAVVSATSGLVAGMSAAFMTATVIALAAVVLSAMMRKTEGAGPGHGPAH from the coding sequence ATGTCTACCGAAGTCTCTCCGAACGCCAGCGGACAGTCCGCCCCTGACCAGGGACCCGGCGAAGGAATCCGCCAAGGAAACCCGTCCGCCGCACCGGAGAAGATGTCCCGGGAGTCCGTGACCATCATCAGCACGCTGCTGGTGGCGACGTTCGTGGTGATCCTCAACGAGACCATCATGAATGTCGCCCTGCAGCGGCTCATGGTGGACCTCCGGGTGGACGCGCCCACCGTCCAATGGCTGTCCACCGGATTCATGCTCACCATGGCCGTGGTCATCCCCACAACCGGCTTCATCCTCCAGCGCCTCTCCACCAGGGCGGTCTTCATGCTGGCCATGGGCCTGTTCGCCGGTGGAACGGCACTCGCTGCGGTGGCGCCGGGATTCGAAGTCCTGCTCCTGGCCCGCATCGTACAGGCCGGCGGCACCGCCATCATGCTGCCGCTGCTGATGACCACCATCCTCACCCTTGTCCCCCTTGCCAAGCGCGGTGCGGTCATGGGCAACGTCAGCATTGCCATCTCGGTGGCGCCGGCCATGGGCCCCACGGTCTCCGGGCTGATCCTTGAGCACTTCACCTGGCGCTTCATGTTCGTCTTCGTCCTGCCCGTGGCCCTCGCCGCGCTGGCCATCGGCGCCAAATACCTCACCAATGTGGGAGAAGTGGAGAAGGGAAAGCTCGACGTCCTGTCCGTGATCCTCACCGTCCCGGCCTTCGGTGGCCTGGTCTACGGGCTCAGCCAGATCGGCGGCGGCCACGGCGGCCAGTCGGGCCCCAGCGCCGGAGCCATCGCTGCCCTTGCGATTGGTGTCGCTGCGCTGACGGTGTTCGTGCTGCGCCAGGTCCGGCTCCAGAGGGCCGCCGCGCCGCTGCTGGACCTTCGCGCGTTCAACTTCCGGATGTTCACCGTCTCGGTCCTGCTGATGGTGGTGGCCATGATGGCGCTGTTTGGCGGCGTCATCCTGCTCCCGCTCTACCTGCAGGAAGTCCGTGGCCTGGGGTCGCTCGAGACTGGCTTGGCGCTGCTTCCCGGCGGCCTGGCCATGGGCCTGCTCGGCCCCGTCATCGGCCGGTCATTCGACAAGGTAGGCCCGCTGCCGCTCACCGTCACCGGTTCCATCCTCATGGTGGTGACGCTCTGGCAGTTTTCAATGCTCGACGCCGGCACGGCGGTTTGGTGGATCATCACCCTGCACGTCGGGCTGAGTTTCGGCCTGGCCCTGCTGTTCACCCCCGCCTTCACCACCGGGCTGAACCCACTTCCGCCGCACCTGTACTCCCACGGCTCGGCGATCATGAGCACCACCCAGCAGGTGGCCGGCGCCGCCGGCACGGCGCTGCTGGTGTCAATCTTCGCCGTGGTGAGTGCGACGTCGGGGCTCGTCGCCGGGATGAGCGCCGCCTTCATGACGGCAACGGTCATAGCCCTTGCCGCCGTCGTGCTGTCCGCGATGATGCGCAAGACTGAAGGTGCCGGACCGGGCCACGGGCCAGCACACTAG
- a CDS encoding alpha/beta fold hydrolase: MTRENIRTPDGGTIELFSTGAELASAGSGVVVVPPSMVTAADYTKFAQKLSAGLGRPVHTFNRRGRGSSSPQPEDYTLDVDIRDLDTVMKHTSSTDVFGHSFGGAVALHAARTLPVERLAVYDPAVSVNGSVTADWIVEYERAIAAGDHDRALAVIQRGLEAGGSFSSRMPLSMLTLANKLTAGTTEGKQQRELMRTGVREIKAIIAADMPAEPFQALPLETLIVVGEKSPAYFGIACGQIHDVLSGSSYTILPGFGHDGAIKAPDKLIKELSDFFAG; this comes from the coding sequence ATGACGCGAGAGAACATCAGGACCCCCGACGGCGGCACGATTGAGCTCTTCTCCACCGGCGCGGAACTGGCTTCGGCAGGGTCGGGCGTGGTGGTGGTGCCGCCTTCAATGGTCACGGCCGCGGACTACACCAAATTTGCCCAGAAACTAAGCGCGGGCCTGGGCCGGCCGGTGCACACGTTCAACCGGCGAGGCCGGGGATCGTCGTCCCCCCAGCCCGAGGATTACACGCTGGACGTGGATATCCGTGACCTGGACACCGTCATGAAGCACACCTCCAGCACGGATGTCTTTGGCCACAGCTTTGGCGGCGCTGTTGCCCTGCACGCCGCGCGGACCCTTCCGGTGGAACGTCTGGCGGTTTACGACCCCGCCGTCTCCGTGAACGGCAGCGTCACTGCGGACTGGATTGTGGAGTACGAGCGCGCCATCGCGGCAGGCGACCACGACCGCGCCCTCGCAGTCATCCAACGCGGCCTGGAAGCCGGCGGCTCCTTCTCATCAAGAATGCCGCTCTCCATGCTCACCCTGGCCAACAAGCTGACCGCGGGCACCACGGAGGGAAAGCAGCAGCGCGAGCTGATGCGCACCGGCGTCCGCGAAATCAAGGCGATCATCGCCGCCGACATGCCGGCCGAACCGTTCCAGGCGCTCCCCTTGGAGACGCTGATTGTGGTGGGCGAAAAGAGCCCGGCCTACTTCGGCATCGCGTGCGGCCAGATCCACGACGTCCTCTCCGGCTCCAGCTACACCATCCTGCCCGGCTTCGGCCACGACGGCGCCATCAAGGCCCCTGACAAGCTGATCAAGGAACTGAGCGACTTCTTCGCCGGCTAG
- a CDS encoding alpha/beta fold hydrolase → MKERVLPTHDAGRLALYSYGTEDAPGEKRVLLIGGAFLTALIYRPFSIELAKGLGDGWAVDVYDRRGRGNSSEQPPGYSMATEIEDVRTVMDATGARNILGHSLGGAVALNAVQEFTGTGYVPDKLAVYDAAVNIDGSIDTAWLDGFEDAVNNGRVGRALAYMKKATSPGSVMARIPDPVLAGLMAVLSRTKVNTLFREVMPSGVGELRAAFDEKDHARDFSVLPSGTHFMAGGKSPDYYKVTAERLHAAVPGSTHQLSPKCFHGSIPAAVKELVADISAYFKDEGADERPRPDSSGAIPVHRG, encoded by the coding sequence GTGAAAGAACGGGTACTTCCAACGCACGACGCCGGCAGGCTGGCTTTATACAGCTACGGCACCGAGGATGCTCCTGGCGAAAAGCGGGTGCTGTTGATCGGTGGAGCGTTCCTCACTGCCCTGATCTACCGGCCGTTCTCCATTGAGCTCGCGAAGGGCCTGGGTGACGGCTGGGCTGTTGACGTCTATGACCGCCGGGGCCGTGGCAACTCCTCCGAGCAGCCGCCCGGCTACTCCATGGCCACCGAGATCGAGGACGTGCGGACCGTGATGGATGCCACCGGCGCCCGGAACATCCTGGGCCACAGCCTGGGCGGGGCGGTGGCGCTCAATGCCGTACAGGAGTTCACCGGCACCGGCTACGTGCCGGACAAACTCGCGGTGTACGACGCAGCGGTGAACATCGACGGCAGTATCGATACCGCCTGGCTGGACGGGTTCGAGGACGCCGTCAACAACGGCAGGGTGGGCCGCGCCCTGGCGTACATGAAGAAGGCCACCAGCCCCGGCTCCGTCATGGCACGGATCCCCGATCCCGTGCTGGCTGGCCTGATGGCCGTGCTGTCGCGGACCAAGGTGAACACGTTGTTCCGCGAGGTGATGCCCAGCGGAGTGGGTGAGCTGCGCGCGGCCTTCGACGAAAAAGACCACGCCCGCGATTTCAGCGTGCTGCCGTCCGGCACGCATTTCATGGCCGGCGGGAAGAGCCCCGACTATTACAAGGTGACCGCGGAACGGCTGCACGCAGCCGTTCCGGGCAGCACCCACCAGCTCTCGCCCAAATGCTTCCACGGCTCCATCCCGGCAGCGGTCAAGGAGCTCGTGGCTGACATCTCGGCGTACTTCAAGGACGAAGGTGCGGACGAAAGGCCCCGCCCGGATTCCTCCGGAGCTATTCCCGTCCACCGCGGCTGA
- the lysS gene encoding lysine--tRNA ligase → MIVTSQNTPAPKNAPEPIDASEQMRIRMEKRAKLLERGTEAYPVGVERTHSLAEIREKYGHLEADETTGDTVGVTGRVVFVRNTGKLCFATLQEGGTDGKGTRLQAMLSLANVGEEALADWKALVDLGDHVFIKGEVISSRRGELSIMADSWSMASKALRPLPVLHADLNEETRVRQRYVDLMVRDEAREMVYTRAAITRSIRETLFRHRYVEVETPILQLVHGGALARPFETHMNAFDQKMTLRIATELYLKRAVVGGIDRVYDMGRVFRNEGVDSTHSPEFTTLECYEAWADQFVMAERIKEIILDAADAVGAGRVLQTEAGEINLDGEWTWLAVYPGLSDAVGQEITPDTPAEVLREIAAKHEVKVDPKWDAEKLAVELFGEIVEPTLLNPTFVYDYPPSAQPLARPHREDGRLIEAWDLIIGGMERGTAFSELIDPVIQRERLTEQSLHAAAGDVEAMQLDEDFLRALEYGAPPMGGIGLGIDRLVMLFTGAGIRETILFPLLKPEGH, encoded by the coding sequence ATGATTGTGACTTCCCAAAACACCCCCGCGCCCAAGAATGCCCCAGAGCCCATCGACGCCAGCGAGCAGATGCGGATCCGCATGGAGAAGCGCGCCAAACTTCTTGAGCGCGGCACGGAGGCCTACCCCGTGGGAGTGGAGCGCACGCACTCGCTCGCCGAGATCCGGGAGAAGTACGGCCACCTTGAGGCTGACGAGACCACGGGCGACACCGTAGGCGTTACCGGCCGCGTGGTCTTCGTCCGCAACACCGGCAAGCTCTGCTTCGCCACCTTGCAGGAGGGCGGCACCGACGGCAAGGGGACGCGCCTGCAGGCCATGCTGAGCCTGGCCAACGTGGGCGAGGAAGCGCTCGCGGATTGGAAAGCACTGGTGGACCTGGGCGACCACGTGTTCATCAAGGGCGAAGTCATCTCCTCCCGCCGCGGCGAACTGTCCATCATGGCCGACTCCTGGTCCATGGCCTCAAAGGCCCTGCGCCCGCTGCCCGTACTGCATGCGGACCTGAACGAGGAAACCCGTGTCCGCCAGCGCTATGTGGACCTGATGGTCCGCGACGAGGCCCGCGAAATGGTCTACACCCGCGCCGCCATCACCCGGTCCATCCGGGAGACGCTGTTCCGTCACCGCTACGTGGAAGTGGAGACCCCCATCCTGCAGCTGGTCCACGGCGGTGCCCTGGCGCGGCCGTTCGAGACCCACATGAACGCGTTCGACCAGAAGATGACCCTGCGCATCGCCACCGAGCTTTACCTCAAGCGGGCAGTCGTGGGCGGCATCGACCGCGTCTACGACATGGGCCGCGTGTTCCGCAACGAAGGCGTGGACTCCACCCACAGCCCTGAGTTCACCACGCTCGAGTGCTACGAGGCCTGGGCGGACCAGTTCGTTATGGCCGAACGCATCAAGGAGATCATCCTCGACGCCGCGGACGCCGTGGGTGCCGGGCGTGTCCTCCAGACCGAAGCGGGGGAGATCAACCTCGACGGCGAGTGGACCTGGCTGGCCGTCTACCCGGGGCTTTCCGACGCCGTTGGGCAGGAAATCACGCCGGACACCCCTGCTGAGGTGCTTCGGGAAATCGCGGCCAAGCACGAGGTCAAGGTGGATCCCAAGTGGGACGCCGAGAAGCTGGCTGTGGAGCTCTTCGGTGAGATCGTGGAGCCCACCCTGCTGAACCCCACCTTCGTCTACGACTACCCGCCCTCGGCCCAGCCGCTGGCCCGCCCGCACCGTGAAGACGGCCGGCTGATCGAGGCCTGGGACCTGATCATCGGCGGCATGGAACGCGGCACCGCGTTCTCCGAACTGATCGACCCCGTGATCCAGCGCGAACGGCTTACCGAACAGTCACTGCACGCAGCGGCCGGCGACGTCGAGGCCATGCAGCTGGACGAGGACTTCCTGCGCGCCCTCGAGTACGGTGCCCCGCCCATGGGTGGCATCGGCCTGGGCATCGACCGCCTGGTGATGCTCTTCACCGGCGCCGGGATCCGCGAAACCATCCTCTTCCCCTTATTGAAGCCTGAAGGGCACTGA